The following proteins are encoded in a genomic region of Oncorhynchus kisutch isolate 150728-3 linkage group LG6, Okis_V2, whole genome shotgun sequence:
- the LOC109893189 gene encoding dynein light chain 4, axonemal, whose amino-acid sequence MAETTESKKEEADYKRLHSFPLIRHTDMPEEMRVETMELCVTACEKFATNNENAAKMIKESMDKKFGSSWHVVIGEGFGFEVTHEVKNLLYMFFGGSLAVCVWKCA is encoded by the exons atggcAGAGACAACAGAGAGCAAGAAGGAGGAGGCTGATTACAAGAGGCTCCACAGCTTCCCACTCATCAGG cacacagacatgccAGAGGAGATGAGAGTGGAAACGATGGAACTGTGTGTCACAGCCTGTGAGAAGTTTGCCACCAACaatgag AATGCGGCGAAGATGATCAAGGAGTCGATGGATAAAAAGTTTGGCAGCTCGTGGCACGTGGTGATCGGGGAGGGCTTTGGCTTCGAGGTGACACATGAGGTCAAGAACCTGCTCTACATGTTCTTTGGAGGCAgcctggccgtgtgtgtgtggaagtgcgcttag